The Acidobacteriota bacterium sequence TGGCTTAACCGGTGATGCAAAATATATATGGCTAAAGGGAAAACTCTCTGATGAATTTCAGGGCTTTGAAAAATTTGACTTAAATGGATTTTACTTCAGCTTTGGGATTTCTTTCCTTTTCTAAGCAGGAAGGGCGGCCTTTATTTTTAATGTTTATAAGCTCTCCAATTTCTTAAAGCTTTCCTTCGTTCCAAGTATAACCAGTGAATCACTCTCTTTGATGATAAAATTTGGTTCAATTAGAAACTGTAGCTCATCTTTAATTGTATCTCTTATAGCGATAATTTGAATTTTGTACTTATTTCTCAAGTCTAAATCTTTAATGCTTTTACCAACAAATTTTTCCGGAGGAGCTATCTCTTCAATTGATACATCCGGAGAAAGCTGAAGAAAATCAAGAATATTTTTTGAACTCAATATGTTTGCAAGCCTTATAGCTTCATCTTTTTCTGGATAAATAGTCTGATGGGCCCCTATTAATTCGAGTATTTTGCCATGATCCTCTGATAAAGCTTTTACTATTATATTTTTAACGCCTAGTTCTTTTAGATGAAGCGCTATCAAAATACTTCCTTCCATTTCAGGACCAAGACTTACTATTACTCCGTCAGAATCAGCAACGTCTAATTCTTCCAGAGTTTCTTTATTTCTTGCATCTGCAACGATTGCATTGGAGACAAATTCTTTTATATTATTTATTTTATCTTTATCAACATCAATAGCGAGAACATCATTTCCCTTTTCATATAAAGTTTTCGCGACATTTTCTCCAAAGCTTCCAAGCCCAATTACAACGAATTTACTCATCTTTACCTCCTTATCCTATCATTATTTTTTCTTCTGGATACTGTAAGTCAACTTTTGCTTCAGTAACACCCATTGCATATATTAAAGTAATAGGTCCTACTCTCCCGATAAACATAGTAACAATTAATACAACTTTACCAAAAGAATTAATCATAGATGTAATTCCCCTCGAAAGTCCCACTGTTCCAAAAGCTGAAAATACCTCAAATGTAACATCTTCAAATCTCAGATTTTTCTGCGATATCAGCATTAAAAAGCAAGATATGCCAACGACTATTAAAGCAATCAAAAATATCGTTAAAGCTTTCTGGGAATGATCCAAAGGGATGTTTCTGTTAAAAAATCTAATTGAAAGTCTGTTTCTAAGTCTTGCTCTTAGGTATCCAACCAAAACTGCGAATGTAGTGGTTTTAATCCCTCCTCCTGTAGATCCTGGAGATGCTCCTATAAACATAAGTAAAATAATTAACAAAACTGCTCCATTTGAAACCAAAGAAATGTCTATTGTAGTAAGCCCAGCTGTTCTCGGTGTCACTGATTGAAACACAGAACTCAATACTTTTGCTTTTATGGGCAATTCTGATAGAGACTTATTCCATTCCATCAGCATAAATAAAAAGGAAGAAATAATAATCAGAAAAAAGGAACTAAAAAGAACAATCTTTACTTGAACTGGCATCTTGAATGATCTTCTTCTTTTGAAATTTCCTATATATTCTTTCAGATTTCTCAGCACAAAAAAACCAATTCCCCCAGAAAAAATCAGAAATATAATAATTATATTTATCCATATACTATCGACATACTTAATTAAGTTGGAATTGAACAGAGAGAAACCAGCATTGCAAAAAGCAGAAATTGAATGGAAAATTGAATAATATATCGACTTGTTTAAAGGAAACTCATTATTCCAATAAAAAAATAAAAGCAAAGCGCCAGTTAATTCTATCGAGAATGTAAAAATAATTATTTCAAAAATCAATTTACGTAAATTTTTGATAGGAGAATGTAAAAAACTCTCCTGTATTATTATTCCATTTTTAAATGAAAATCTTTTTCCCACAATCAAAGCTATAAAAGAAGAAAATGTCATTAATCCTAACCCTCCCAGTTGAATCAGGGTTAACACAATCAATTGCCCAAAAAACGTAAGATTATCGGAAATGCTCATAGAAGAAAGTCCTGTTACACAGGTTGCAGAAGCAGCTGTAAATAATGCATCTATTAATCTCAATTTATAATTATCTTTTACTGAAAAAGGAAGAAGCAATAAAATAGTTCCCGATATTATCAAAAATAAAAAGCTTAATATTAATATTTGAGGGGGTTTTAAATTTTTCAAATTTCCCTAAATTTGCCGAGAGGCCAGTATATCAATAAAGCCTTTCCATAAATATATTTTTCTGGAACCAGCCATCCAACTCTACTATCGTTGGATGAATTTCTGTGGTCGCCCAGCACAAAATAGAATCCAGAAGGAATTGAAATGGGTTCCATATTCTCATGAGACCTGAATGGTTCTTTTATATAAGGTTCATTGATTTTTTTGCTATTTATGTATATATTTCCATCTCTTATCTCGATGATTTCATTGGGTAATCCTATCACTCTTTTGATGAATGATTTCTTTGGATTATAAGGGTACCAGAAAACAACCACATCGCCTCTTTTGATTTTTGAGAATTTATATATAAGTTTGTTTACAATAACTCTTTCATCATTCTTTATCAGGGGTTCCATACTGCTTCCTTCCACTTTAAAAGCCTGGGCAATATGAGAGATAAAAATAAAAGCTATTAAAAGAGAAATTGCTAATTCCAAGAATAAATTAGTTAAGAATTTTTTCCTTTTTTCGCCCATTCTATCTTTCAGGAAAAAATGAAATTTCCATTAAATTTAAAACACAAATATTAATACATAGAGGCTTCTTTGTCAAATTTACGTTTTAAATTCTCTACCTTTTAATTTTTATTAAGATTTTTGTTTTAAGAAAAATTTAATAATTTCTCAATTCCAATAATTTACTCTCAACCCAGTTTCTTTGTGACAAATTCTTTGGAGAAAACTCAAGAAACTTTTCAAAATTTAATTTTGCATCTTTAAGGTTATCTAATTTAAAAAATATCAATCCAAGATAATAATAAGGCTGATATAAAAATGGGTTTGCTTCTGTAACTTTCTTCATACAATTGTAAGATTTCTGCAACTCATTTAATCTGAAATAATTAATTCCTAAATTGATTAAAATCTCATAATCATTCGGAGATAAAGACAGGGCTTTTTCCAATATTTTAGCTGATTCTTCATATTCTCCTTTCTCTAAATGAAGAACTCCCAGATTATTCAACGCCTCCCGGTATGAGGGATCGATCTGTAACGCTTTTTTAAAACTATATTCAGCTTCTTCGCTATTCTTTAACATTCTCAGGGAAATTCCAATGTTAAGATAAACTTCTTTCATCTCTTTTTTCTTCAATATTTTTTCCCATAGCTCTTTTGCTTTCGCCCATTCTTCATTCTTTTGAAATTCCTCTGCTTTTGCGTATAAGTCACTAAATTTCTCGGTTTCTTTCTCTTCTTTGTTTAATTGAAATTTAATCTTTGGTTCTCTAATTCCCACGCCTTCTTTTTCTGATGAAGGTTTTGATGATTTGGGTTTATCTACCTTTAATTCCTTTTTTGGTTGTATAGCTTCTTGAATTTTTGTTTCAGAAAGAGGTTCTTTTTTTTGTTCAGGAATTGTTTCTTTTAAAACTTCTTGTGTTTTAGGTTCCTCTTTTTTTTGTTCTGTTTCGGGCAACTTACCAGCCAGTATTTTCAGCTCTTCTTTTTTCTCTTGAATCTGTTCTTTTAGTTGATTTTCAGTTAATTGAATACTATCAAGTTTCTCATCAATTATGCCTGGCTTTTGAGTTAACCTGCTCTCTTGAGGAATGACTTTTTTTGATGAAATATGATCTATAATTTTTGTTCTATCTCTAAATGATTTATCGAAATTCAAAAAGAAAAATATAAAAATACTTATATTTACTATAAAAAGAATAGCTATTACCAATGCTAATCTTTTAGATGCTTTAACTTCTTTCTTTTCCACAACTACAGATAAGCTCTTATTAGTCTTCGATGGAAATAATCTTTCCCTTTTTCTTTGAGCTTCTTTTAAAGCTTCCGAAATAAGACTC is a genomic window containing:
- a CDS encoding TrkA family potassium uptake protein; the encoded protein is MSKFVVIGLGSFGENVAKTLYEKGNDVLAIDVDKDKINNIKEFVSNAIVADARNKETLEELDVADSDGVIVSLGPEMEGSILIALHLKELGVKNIIVKALSEDHGKILELIGAHQTIYPEKDEAIRLANILSSKNILDFLQLSPDVSIEEIAPPEKFVGKSIKDLDLRNKYKIQIIAIRDTIKDELQFLIEPNFIIKESDSLVILGTKESFKKLESL
- a CDS encoding TrkH family potassium uptake protein — translated: MKNLKPPQILILSFLFLIISGTILLLLPFSVKDNYKLRLIDALFTAASATCVTGLSSMSISDNLTFFGQLIVLTLIQLGGLGLMTFSSFIALIVGKRFSFKNGIIIQESFLHSPIKNLRKLIFEIIIFTFSIELTGALLLFFYWNNEFPLNKSIYYSIFHSISAFCNAGFSLFNSNLIKYVDSIWINIIIIFLIFSGGIGFFVLRNLKEYIGNFKRRRSFKMPVQVKIVLFSSFFLIIISSFLFMLMEWNKSLSELPIKAKVLSSVFQSVTPRTAGLTTIDISLVSNGAVLLIILLMFIGASPGSTGGGIKTTTFAVLVGYLRARLRNRLSIRFFNRNIPLDHSQKALTIFLIALIVVGISCFLMLISQKNLRFEDVTFEVFSAFGTVGLSRGITSMINSFGKVVLIVTMFIGRVGPITLIYAMGVTEAKVDLQYPEEKIMIG
- the lepB gene encoding signal peptidase I, with protein sequence MGEKRKKFLTNLFLELAISLLIAFIFISHIAQAFKVEGSSMEPLIKNDERVIVNKLIYKFSKIKRGDVVVFWYPYNPKKSFIKRVIGLPNEIIEIRDGNIYINSKKINEPYIKEPFRSHENMEPISIPSGFYFVLGDHRNSSNDSRVGWLVPEKYIYGKALLIYWPLGKFREI
- a CDS encoding tetratricopeptide repeat protein, translated to MSLISEALKEAQRKRERLFPSKTNKSLSVVVEKKEVKASKRLALVIAILFIVNISIFIFFFLNFDKSFRDRTKIIDHISSKKVIPQESRLTQKPGIIDEKLDSIQLTENQLKEQIQEKKEELKILAGKLPETEQKKEEPKTQEVLKETIPEQKKEPLSETKIQEAIQPKKELKVDKPKSSKPSSEKEGVGIREPKIKFQLNKEEKETEKFSDLYAKAEEFQKNEEWAKAKELWEKILKKKEMKEVYLNIGISLRMLKNSEEAEYSFKKALQIDPSYREALNNLGVLHLEKGEYEESAKILEKALSLSPNDYEILINLGINYFRLNELQKSYNCMKKVTEANPFLYQPYYYLGLIFFKLDNLKDAKLNFEKFLEFSPKNLSQRNWVESKLLELRNY